A single window of Chitinophaga sp. XS-30 DNA harbors:
- a CDS encoding TonB-dependent receptor yields MKYCLTIFAILLTGLTSLAQQKKVTGTVTEKSTGTPLPGVSVQATGSTVISDSAGHFSIPAAVNEVLTFTYIGMKPAMVKVPASGNIQVAMDKDASDLNEVVVTGYQAQKKADLTGAVSVVDVEAIRDVPLGNPVKALQGRVPGVFITSDGSPSGGATVRIRGVGTLGNNDPLYVIDGVPTKRGLQELNQDDIASIQVLKDASSATIYGSRAANGVIIVTTKRAQKGFTRVDFDASTSLQYYAAKQKTLDADGRGKAYWQAAVNDRSNPNNNQIYQYDWNGDYDNPVLNSIIYPDFIDAAETMRPANTYWYDEIAQTSVIQQYNLSVSTGGERGSSLFSLGYYDNKGVVRTSNNKKITARLNSDYSFFKNKLKVGENLNFSYIRNTLIPIGDILFTSLVQQPIVPVHSVDGGWGGPAPGMTDRHNPVRLIEDNQQNRNHFYRIFGNVYAELDIIPGLHFRTSLGIDYNGNYQRTLRKSYVSGFLSDPSNQTSTNQGYDGNWLWQNTLNYKLDRGQHRFELLAGHEQIRYMSQSFFASRQGYALENIDYAYIDAGSSNKDNGGNGSGYALLSFFGKVNYAYADRYLASVTLRRDGSSRFGREYRYGMFPAFSAGWRISEEAFMKDLSVISDLKFRYGWGRSGNQEINNNATYGLYASIYGIDPTWAFDNGSAYDINGSGSGQLPSGFTRIQQGNDSLKWEGTKESNFGIDFGLFGNKLTGSVDYFVKQTSDILISPGYLAVQGEGGNYWFNGASMENKGLEALLSYSGNISRGLAFTVTGNFSTYRNKVTYLPDQVLTSYPGNGTDKTILGRSINSSFGYIADGLFTTQKEVDESPAQTGKGLGRIRYRDLNGDNIIDDRDRDYIADGNPDFIYGLNVELSWKNFDLSFFLQGVQGIQVYNDFKTFTDFSSLWVGSNWGERTLDAWTPANSSSTIPALTLVNRNNEGRASTYFYEDGSYLKLRNIQLGYNLRHALRNTPIQNARVFLQGSNLLTIKSKGFTAADPEAPGHSFPIPAIVTAGFNISL; encoded by the coding sequence ATGAAATACTGTCTGACAATTTTTGCCATTCTGCTCACAGGGCTGACCAGCCTTGCCCAGCAGAAAAAAGTGACGGGCACCGTCACGGAAAAAAGCACCGGCACTCCGCTACCCGGTGTGAGCGTACAGGCAACCGGCAGCACGGTGATCAGCGACAGCGCCGGCCATTTCTCCATACCGGCGGCAGTCAATGAAGTGCTGACCTTCACCTACATCGGCATGAAACCAGCCATGGTTAAAGTACCGGCCAGCGGAAACATACAAGTGGCCATGGATAAAGATGCCAGCGACCTGAATGAAGTAGTCGTAACCGGCTACCAGGCGCAGAAAAAGGCCGACCTTACCGGCGCCGTGTCCGTAGTGGATGTGGAAGCCATCCGCGACGTTCCCCTCGGCAATCCCGTTAAAGCCCTGCAGGGCCGTGTGCCGGGCGTTTTCATCACAAGTGACGGTTCTCCCTCCGGCGGCGCTACGGTACGTATCCGCGGCGTAGGCACACTCGGCAATAATGATCCGTTGTATGTTATCGACGGCGTTCCCACCAAAAGAGGGCTGCAGGAGCTCAACCAGGACGATATCGCTTCCATCCAGGTATTGAAAGATGCTTCTTCCGCCACCATCTACGGCTCCCGCGCCGCTAACGGCGTGATCATCGTGACCACCAAAAGAGCGCAAAAAGGCTTTACAAGAGTGGATTTTGACGCCTCCACATCCCTGCAATACTATGCCGCCAAACAGAAAACACTCGATGCGGACGGCCGAGGAAAGGCTTACTGGCAAGCGGCGGTGAATGACAGGAGCAATCCCAACAACAACCAGATCTATCAATACGACTGGAACGGCGATTATGATAATCCCGTGCTGAACAGCATCATCTATCCGGATTTCATTGATGCCGCGGAAACCATGCGCCCGGCCAATACTTACTGGTACGACGAGATCGCGCAGACCTCCGTGATCCAGCAATACAACCTCTCCGTCAGCACCGGCGGGGAAAGAGGCAGCTCCCTGTTCTCCCTCGGCTATTACGATAACAAAGGCGTGGTGCGGACATCCAACAACAAAAAGATCACGGCAAGGCTGAACTCGGATTACAGTTTCTTTAAGAACAAGCTAAAGGTTGGCGAGAACCTGAACTTCTCCTACATCCGCAATACGCTCATTCCCATCGGCGACATCCTGTTCACCTCCCTGGTGCAGCAGCCGATTGTACCGGTACACAGTGTAGACGGCGGATGGGGCGGCCCCGCACCGGGCATGACGGACCGCCACAATCCCGTTCGCCTTATTGAAGACAACCAGCAGAACCGCAATCATTTCTACCGGATATTCGGCAATGTGTATGCGGAGCTGGACATCATTCCCGGCCTGCATTTCAGAACGAGCCTGGGGATCGACTACAACGGCAACTATCAGCGTACACTGCGCAAATCCTACGTCTCCGGCTTCCTCTCCGATCCCTCCAACCAAACCTCCACCAACCAGGGCTATGATGGCAACTGGCTCTGGCAGAACACGCTCAACTACAAACTGGACCGCGGGCAGCATCGCTTTGAGCTGCTGGCCGGGCATGAGCAGATCCGGTATATGAGCCAGTCGTTCTTCGCCAGCAGGCAGGGATATGCGCTGGAGAATATTGATTACGCATATATCGATGCCGGCTCCTCCAATAAAGACAATGGCGGTAATGGTTCCGGCTACGCCCTGTTATCATTCTTCGGCAAGGTGAACTATGCTTATGCCGACCGTTATCTGGCCTCCGTTACTCTACGCCGGGACGGTTCTTCCCGTTTCGGCAGGGAGTACCGCTATGGCATGTTCCCCGCTTTCTCCGCCGGATGGCGCATCAGCGAGGAAGCATTCATGAAAGACCTGTCTGTGATCTCCGACCTGAAATTCCGGTACGGATGGGGACGGTCCGGCAACCAGGAGATCAACAACAACGCCACCTATGGCCTCTATGCTTCGATCTACGGCATTGATCCCACCTGGGCGTTCGACAATGGCAGCGCCTATGATATCAACGGCAGCGGATCAGGACAATTGCCCTCCGGTTTTACCAGGATACAGCAGGGGAACGATTCCCTGAAATGGGAAGGCACCAAAGAATCCAATTTCGGGATAGACTTCGGGTTGTTCGGCAACAAACTGACCGGTTCGGTGGACTATTTCGTCAAACAAACATCCGATATCCTCATCAGTCCGGGTTACCTCGCCGTACAGGGAGAAGGCGGCAACTACTGGTTCAATGGCGCATCCATGGAAAACAAGGGATTGGAAGCCCTGCTATCCTACAGCGGCAATATTTCCAGGGGCCTGGCTTTCACTGTCACCGGCAACTTTTCCACCTACCGCAACAAGGTCACTTATTTGCCCGACCAGGTGCTGACCTCCTATCCCGGCAACGGAACGGACAAGACCATCCTCGGTCGCTCCATCAACTCTTCTTTCGGGTATATCGCGGACGGGCTGTTCACCACACAAAAGGAAGTGGATGAATCACCCGCACAGACCGGAAAAGGACTGGGCAGGATACGGTACCGCGATCTCAATGGCGATAACATCATTGACGACAGGGACCGCGACTATATCGCAGACGGCAACCCGGATTTCATATACGGGCTGAATGTGGAACTGTCATGGAAGAATTTCGACCTGAGCTTTTTCCTGCAGGGAGTGCAGGGCATACAGGTGTACAACGATTTCAAGACCTTTACCGATTTTTCCTCCCTGTGGGTAGGCAGCAACTGGGGCGAGAGAACGCTTGATGCCTGGACGCCGGCCAATTCATCCTCTACCATACCGGCGCTCACGCTGGTGAACAGGAACAATGAGGGAAGGGCCTCCACCTATTTTTATGAGGACGGATCATACCTGAAACTGCGGAACATCCAGCTGGGTTACAATCTGCGCCACGCTTTGCGGAACACGCCCATACAAAATGCGCGGGTATTCCTGCAGGGGAGCAATCTGCTGACCATCAAGAGCAAAGGATTCACCGCCGCGGACCCCGAAGCTCCCGGCCACTCCTTTCCCATCCCAGCCATCGTTACGGCAGGCTTCAACATTTCGCTCTGA
- a CDS encoding sugar porter family MFS transporter, with protein sequence MNSKVFFWSITVALGGFLFGFDTAVISGAEQSIQRYWQLDGFQHGLTVSIALIGTIIGSMFGSIPSERLGRKKTLIGIAVLYLFSSFGTALATDWYVFLVFRFLGGVGVGASSVTAPVYISEISPAASRGKLVALFQFNIVFGILVSYLSNYLIGQEGESSWRWMLGVQAAPSLLFLVLLRFVPESPRWLMIRKGDFAQAERIFRVINPSGFEKEMQMIRQDISTHGASGQETLFSRKNRFPVFLAIVFAVFNQVSGINAIIYYAPRIFEMTGLGKQSALLSSVGIGFVNFIFTLLALNFIDRFGRRTLMLIGSLGLIVTLGLVSRAFYLDDFSGLAVTIFLLVYIAFFAFSQGAVIWVFISEIFPNQVRAKGQTLGSMTHWIMAAVIAFAFPMLTENLGGGNTFLFFCIMMVLQLIFVWKIMPETKGKSLEQLEGTLVMH encoded by the coding sequence ATGAATAGCAAAGTTTTCTTCTGGAGCATTACGGTAGCCCTTGGCGGTTTTCTCTTTGGTTTTGATACAGCAGTTATTTCCGGTGCGGAGCAATCCATACAAAGATATTGGCAGCTGGACGGGTTCCAGCACGGGCTCACGGTGTCTATCGCCCTCATCGGCACGATCATCGGCTCCATGTTCGGCAGTATCCCTTCAGAGCGGTTGGGCCGGAAGAAGACCTTGATCGGTATTGCGGTATTATATCTCTTTTCTTCTTTTGGCACAGCGCTGGCGACCGATTGGTACGTGTTCCTTGTATTCCGTTTCCTTGGCGGCGTTGGCGTGGGGGCCTCATCCGTTACGGCGCCGGTGTATATATCAGAGATCTCCCCGGCGGCATCCCGGGGCAAGCTGGTGGCGCTTTTCCAGTTCAACATCGTTTTCGGCATCCTCGTGTCCTACCTCTCCAATTACCTGATCGGGCAGGAAGGCGAATCATCCTGGCGGTGGATGCTGGGCGTGCAGGCCGCTCCTTCCCTGCTCTTCCTGGTACTGCTGCGTTTTGTTCCGGAAAGCCCCCGCTGGCTGATGATCCGGAAAGGCGATTTTGCACAGGCGGAGCGGATATTCCGGGTGATCAATCCGTCGGGATTTGAAAAAGAAATGCAGATGATCCGGCAGGATATCAGCACCCATGGCGCCAGTGGCCAGGAAACCCTTTTTTCCCGGAAGAACCGTTTCCCGGTTTTTCTGGCCATCGTTTTTGCCGTTTTCAACCAGGTATCGGGGATCAATGCCATCATCTATTATGCACCGCGGATATTCGAGATGACGGGGCTCGGCAAGCAATCCGCCTTGCTCTCCAGCGTAGGCATCGGTTTCGTGAATTTCATCTTTACCCTGCTGGCGCTCAATTTCATCGATCGTTTCGGCAGGAGAACGCTGATGCTGATCGGCTCCCTGGGATTGATCGTAACACTGGGGCTGGTATCGCGTGCATTTTACCTCGATGATTTTTCCGGCCTGGCGGTTACCATTTTCCTGCTGGTGTACATCGCCTTCTTTGCTTTTTCGCAGGGTGCGGTGATATGGGTGTTCATTTCGGAGATATTCCCGAACCAGGTACGGGCCAAAGGTCAAACGCTCGGCAGCATGACGCACTGGATAATGGCCGCTGTGATCGCGTTCGCATTTCCCATGCTGACAGAAAACCTCGGCGGCGGGAATACTTTCCTGTTCTTCTGCATCATGATGGTATTGCAATTGATATTCGTCTGGAAGATCATGCCGGAAACAAAAGGCAAATCGCTGGAACAACTGGAAGGCACACTCGTTATGCATTAA
- a CDS encoding RagB/SusD family nutrient uptake outer membrane protein, with amino-acid sequence MKNLVILLLITFLFTPSCKDVLDQTPQGVVSDDDLNTPENIDKMVIAAYSALGNDHYTSPYTSLWAYGSIRGGDAYKGGDGPGDLSEFHLLETFSLNRVDNGLTDELWFRLYVGVGRVNDALRRLNAIDPASYPQRETRQGEMRFLRGHFYFLLKILFKYTPYIDENAERTAYDTISNRALSNDALWTKIADDFRAAVAQLPPSQPEIGRASQSSAKAYLAKTLLYQAYEQNEKNEVTAINTAKLEEVNKLCDEIITTQKYRLNDDYGDNFLTQSENSRESVFAIQYSKDDGTPKGRLDYGHALNYPMNQEFGCCGFHVPSHDLINSFKTDANGLPMFDHYNDVDVAESGDYQTGTFDPRLDHTVAIPGKPFKYDPLFVFQRSWARAPEVYDAFASLKEAVSPDDPSFQKIPPFMSSSKNWDIIRFSDVMLFKAEALIELGRHLEALPLINDLRTRSANSTARLRKADDTPVSNYSVATYQPGVNCTWTQPFARQALRWERRLELATEGYHFFDLVRWGIAAEYINHYFTIEKNRSAHLSDAAFRKNRDEYLPVPLNQINYSRGLYKQNNGW; translated from the coding sequence ATGAAAAATCTCGTCATACTCCTTCTGATAACGTTCCTGTTCACGCCATCCTGCAAGGATGTGCTGGACCAGACGCCGCAGGGCGTAGTGTCGGACGATGATCTGAACACGCCGGAAAATATCGACAAAATGGTCATCGCCGCCTATTCCGCACTGGGCAACGACCATTACACATCCCCCTACACCAGCCTCTGGGCCTACGGCAGCATCCGCGGGGGAGACGCATACAAAGGCGGGGACGGTCCGGGTGACCTCAGCGAGTTCCACCTGCTGGAAACCTTTTCCCTCAATCGTGTGGACAATGGCCTGACCGATGAGTTGTGGTTTCGTTTATACGTAGGCGTAGGCAGGGTGAACGATGCATTAAGACGCCTCAACGCCATCGACCCCGCCAGCTACCCGCAACGGGAAACCCGGCAGGGAGAAATGCGCTTCCTGCGCGGGCATTTCTACTTCCTGCTGAAGATCCTTTTCAAATACACCCCTTATATCGATGAAAATGCGGAAAGAACGGCCTATGATACCATTTCCAACAGGGCGCTTTCCAATGATGCGCTCTGGACAAAAATTGCGGACGACTTCCGGGCAGCCGTTGCACAACTGCCGCCAAGTCAGCCCGAGATCGGCCGCGCCAGCCAGTCCTCCGCCAAAGCCTACCTCGCCAAAACCTTGTTGTATCAAGCGTATGAACAGAATGAAAAAAATGAAGTGACCGCCATCAACACGGCGAAACTGGAAGAGGTCAACAAACTCTGCGATGAGATCATTACCACACAAAAATACCGGCTCAACGATGACTATGGCGACAACTTCCTGACGCAATCCGAGAACAGCCGGGAATCCGTATTCGCCATCCAGTATTCGAAAGACGACGGCACACCGAAAGGCCGGCTGGATTACGGCCATGCACTGAACTATCCCATGAACCAGGAATTCGGCTGCTGCGGGTTCCATGTGCCCAGCCACGACCTGATCAACTCCTTCAAAACAGATGCGAACGGCCTGCCCATGTTCGATCATTATAACGATGTGGATGTAGCGGAATCCGGCGATTACCAGACCGGCACCTTCGATCCCCGGCTGGACCATACGGTAGCCATCCCGGGCAAACCGTTCAAATACGATCCCCTGTTCGTGTTCCAGCGCTCCTGGGCCCGCGCGCCGGAGGTCTATGACGCATTCGCCAGCCTGAAAGAAGCGGTATCACCGGATGATCCTTCCTTCCAGAAGATCCCGCCCTTCATGTCCAGCTCCAAGAACTGGGATATCATCCGGTTCAGCGACGTAATGCTCTTCAAAGCCGAAGCCCTCATAGAACTGGGCAGGCATCTGGAAGCGCTCCCGCTGATCAACGACCTCCGCACCCGTTCCGCAAACAGTACGGCCAGGCTCAGAAAAGCGGATGATACACCGGTATCCAATTACAGCGTAGCCACCTACCAGCCGGGCGTCAACTGCACCTGGACGCAGCCCTTTGCCCGCCAGGCACTGCGCTGGGAGCGCCGCCTGGAACTGGCCACCGAAGGATATCATTTCTTCGACCTGGTAAGATGGGGCATTGCCGCTGAATATATCAATCACTATTTTACCATCGAAAAAAACAGGTCCGCCCATCTCAGCGATGCCGCATTCCGGAAGAACAGGGACGAATACCTCCCCGTTCCGTTAAACCAGATCAACTACAGCCGCGGGTTGTATAAACAGAATAACGGATGGTAA
- a CDS encoding substrate-binding domain-containing protein has translation MSRTVLVVLILSAFAAGCGQPAKIRHFRIGFSQCGDADHWRKSMLAEMQRELSFHPDIELIYKQADDNSQLQIRQVKELLAEGIDLLIISPNEASPLTPVVEEVYNQGIPVIVVDRKIASTSYTNYIGADNYEIGRIAGEYVAALLKGKGKVIEVIGLPASSPAIERKRGFSDGISRHPGIRLLEQVHGDWVMQKSESALGNTGNLLREADLVFAHNDVMALGARHAAIRAGAHDMKIIGVDALPGKGAGLEMVSGKQLNASLLYPTGGTEAIRNAISIMNKALLPKETFLQTLVVDSTNVRMMQLQSDKIFNQQKDIELQQGMIAEQLRVYKSQRTMLYVLGITLCAAVFFAGLLWYSRNLNKQINRKLALQNEEISRQSRQLMEMSAAAAEANEARISFFTNISHEIRTPLTLITGPLDEMLQHSRLQGGDRQQLSLVRRNANRLLHLVNQLMDFRKLEFSKMQVRASENDLVLFCHEIVEIFQQTARKRGMDCRLVTSERSLPVWMDSGMMDKVLFNLMSNAFKFTPDQGAVLIKLEKRGGEAVIQVQDTGIGMSAEVMQHAFDTFYQGDVNNHKGSGLGLALCKELVQLHHGSITASSGKNRGTIFTVTIPLGKDHFRPEELSGSSAREEPQFYTADLLPVPDEQLEPVAGNRRFVILLVEDNPELRSFIRLRLSHDYEVLEAENGQQGLQMAFEYLPDGIICDVMMPVKDGHALLKEIKADVRTAHIPVVLLTARVTPDQQVEGLQNKADAYIVKPFDFKILQHTLNSLMANRSHLKEHFTADVPAGLRSAVSRKTELRFVSEFTSIVENNIGNEDFSIEDIYRQMNISKVQLYRKVKALMGTNINEYILNTRLQKARYCLQHEDISVAEVAYKTGFSSPAYFSTVFKSKLGVSPTAYKGKKKDNGTGNDKAEWT, from the coding sequence TTGAGCCGGACGGTACTTGTGGTATTGATCCTGTCCGCTTTCGCCGCGGGTTGTGGTCAGCCAGCCAAAATCCGGCATTTCAGGATAGGTTTCTCGCAGTGCGGTGATGCGGATCACTGGCGAAAGTCCATGCTGGCGGAAATGCAGCGGGAATTATCCTTTCATCCGGATATTGAGCTGATCTATAAACAGGCCGACGATAACAGCCAGTTGCAGATCCGGCAGGTGAAGGAGCTGCTGGCGGAGGGGATCGACCTGCTGATCATTTCCCCGAATGAGGCCAGTCCGCTTACGCCCGTGGTGGAGGAAGTGTACAACCAGGGGATTCCCGTTATTGTGGTGGACAGGAAGATCGCATCCACCAGTTATACCAATTATATCGGGGCGGACAATTATGAGATCGGCCGGATCGCCGGGGAATATGTGGCGGCGCTGCTCAAAGGCAAAGGGAAGGTGATAGAGGTGATCGGTCTGCCGGCTTCTTCTCCGGCCATTGAACGGAAACGCGGGTTCAGCGACGGTATCAGCCGCCATCCCGGTATCCGGTTGCTGGAGCAGGTGCATGGGGACTGGGTGATGCAGAAGTCGGAATCCGCGCTGGGCAATACCGGCAACCTCCTGCGGGAGGCGGACCTGGTGTTTGCCCATAACGATGTGATGGCGCTGGGTGCGCGGCATGCGGCCATCCGGGCGGGGGCGCACGATATGAAGATCATTGGCGTGGATGCACTGCCGGGAAAGGGCGCTGGTCTGGAAATGGTTTCCGGCAAACAGCTGAATGCCTCCCTGTTGTATCCCACCGGCGGCACAGAAGCCATCCGCAATGCCATCAGCATAATGAACAAGGCATTGCTGCCTAAAGAAACTTTTCTGCAGACCCTCGTAGTAGATTCCACCAATGTGCGGATGATGCAACTGCAATCCGACAAGATTTTCAACCAGCAAAAGGATATAGAGCTGCAGCAGGGTATGATCGCGGAGCAGCTGCGGGTCTATAAAAGCCAGCGCACGATGTTGTACGTGCTGGGCATCACGCTCTGCGCCGCGGTGTTCTTTGCCGGGCTGCTGTGGTATTCCCGCAATCTCAATAAACAGATCAACCGCAAGCTGGCCCTGCAGAATGAAGAGATCAGCCGCCAGAGCCGGCAGCTGATGGAAATGAGCGCGGCGGCGGCGGAAGCGAACGAGGCCCGCATCAGTTTCTTCACCAATATTTCTCACGAGATCAGAACACCGCTCACGCTCATCACCGGACCACTGGATGAAATGCTGCAGCATTCGCGGTTGCAGGGTGGGGACCGGCAGCAATTGTCGCTCGTCCGGCGGAATGCCAACCGGCTGCTGCACCTGGTGAACCAGCTCATGGATTTCCGCAAGCTGGAGTTTTCCAAAATGCAGGTGCGGGCATCGGAAAACGACCTGGTATTGTTCTGCCACGAGATCGTGGAGATCTTCCAGCAGACCGCCCGCAAGAGGGGGATGGACTGCCGCTTGGTGACATCGGAAAGAAGCCTGCCGGTGTGGATGGACAGCGGGATGATGGACAAGGTATTGTTCAATCTGATGTCCAATGCCTTCAAATTCACGCCGGACCAGGGTGCGGTGCTCATCAAGCTGGAGAAACGCGGCGGGGAGGCGGTGATACAGGTGCAGGATACCGGCATCGGCATGTCCGCCGAGGTGATGCAGCATGCTTTTGATACTTTTTACCAGGGGGATGTGAACAATCATAAGGGCTCCGGACTGGGCCTGGCGCTCTGCAAGGAGCTGGTGCAGCTGCATCACGGCTCCATTACCGCCAGCAGCGGAAAGAACAGGGGCACCATCTTCACGGTCACCATTCCACTTGGGAAAGATCATTTCCGGCCGGAGGAACTGAGCGGGTCTTCCGCGAGAGAGGAGCCGCAATTTTATACCGCGGACCTGCTGCCCGTGCCGGATGAACAGTTGGAGCCGGTTGCCGGTAACAGGCGGTTCGTGATCCTGCTGGTGGAAGACAACCCGGAGCTGCGGAGCTTTATCCGCCTGCGGCTGTCTCACGACTATGAAGTGCTGGAAGCGGAGAACGGTCAACAGGGTCTGCAAATGGCCTTCGAGTATCTGCCTGACGGCATCATCTGTGATGTGATGATGCCGGTAAAGGACGGGCATGCGCTGCTGAAAGAGATCAAGGCGGATGTCAGAACGGCGCACATACCCGTGGTGCTGCTGACCGCGCGGGTCACGCCGGACCAGCAGGTGGAGGGGCTGCAGAACAAAGCGGATGCTTATATCGTCAAACCTTTTGATTTCAAAATATTGCAACATACGCTGAACAGCCTCATGGCCAACCGTAGCCATCTGAAGGAGCATTTTACGGCGGATGTTCCGGCGGGCCTGCGCAGCGCGGTGTCCCGGAAAACAGAGCTGCGCTTCGTTTCGGAGTTCACCTCCATTGTTGAGAACAACATCGGCAATGAAGATTTTTCCATTGAAGATATCTACCGTCAGATGAACATCTCCAAAGTGCAGCTGTACCGGAAGGTGAAGGCGCTGATGGGTACCAATATCAACGAATACATCCTGAACACCCGTTTACAGAAGGCGCGGTACTGCCTGCAGCACGAAGATATTTCTGTAGCGGAAGTGGCGTACAAGACGGGGTTTTCCTCACCGGCTTATTTCTCCACGGTGTTCAAAAGCAAACTGGGGGTTTCCCCGACTGCTTACAAAGGGAAAAAGAAGGACAATGGTACGGGGAATGACAAGGCTGAATGGACTTGA
- a CDS encoding carbohydrate kinase has product MKIPPSIPRHSIVCYGEVLWDLLPSGPQPGGAPMNVAYHLHKLHCHPAMISRVGNDDRGRELLEYLRGKGVCTDYIQIDDTVPTGIVNAQQQANGDMTYDIVFPAAWDHIVADDINIRLVEQAEYFVFGSLACRHPASRNTLFSLLKKARTKVLDINLRAPFYDQELISQLLAEADILKLNSDELELVSNWYAAPADTTARLAFLREKFRIPVIILTMGANGAILDMGGKTYTHPGYRTTVVDTVGSGDAFLAATLSMMPGNARPEEILDFANRLAATITTYKGACPDYDTTAADALKA; this is encoded by the coding sequence ATGAAAATTCCACCGTCTATTCCACGCCACAGTATCGTTTGCTACGGTGAGGTCCTGTGGGACCTGCTTCCCTCCGGGCCTCAGCCGGGCGGGGCGCCTATGAATGTCGCCTATCATCTGCACAAACTGCACTGCCATCCGGCCATGATCAGTCGTGTCGGGAATGATGACCGCGGCCGGGAGCTGCTGGAATATCTCCGCGGCAAAGGCGTTTGCACGGACTACATCCAGATTGACGATACCGTGCCCACCGGCATCGTCAATGCGCAGCAGCAGGCTAACGGAGACATGACCTATGACATCGTTTTCCCCGCCGCATGGGACCATATCGTGGCGGATGATATCAACATCAGGCTGGTGGAGCAGGCGGAATACTTTGTATTCGGCAGCCTGGCCTGCCGTCATCCCGCATCCCGGAACACCCTGTTCTCCCTGTTGAAAAAGGCGCGGACCAAAGTGCTGGACATCAATCTGCGCGCACCTTTTTATGATCAGGAACTTATCAGCCAGCTGCTTGCGGAAGCAGATATTCTCAAACTGAACAGCGATGAGCTGGAACTGGTGAGCAACTGGTACGCCGCCCCCGCAGACACCACCGCCCGTCTCGCCTTCCTGCGGGAAAAATTCCGCATTCCCGTCATCATCCTCACCATGGGCGCGAACGGCGCCATCCTGGATATGGGCGGCAAAACCTATACCCATCCGGGTTACAGAACGACGGTGGTGGATACCGTAGGCAGCGGTGATGCCTTCCTGGCCGCCACCCTTTCCATGATGCCCGGCAATGCCCGGCCCGAAGAAATACTGGATTTTGCCAACCGGCTCGCCGCCACTATTACCACGTACAAAGGCGCCTGCCCCGATTATGATACAACAGCAGCAGATGCACTGAAAGCATAA